The Nocardia vinacea genome contains the following window.
CCGATCAGCAGTTGGAGATCACCACCTTCCGTAGCGATACCTATGACCGGGTGTCGCGCAATCCCGAGGTCACCTTCGGCGATTCGCTCGAGGGCGACCTGGTGCGACGCGATTTCACCGTCAATGCGATGGCGGTGAAGATCGGGGCCGACGGGTCGCTCGAGTTCATCGATCCGCTCGGTGGGATGGACGCGCTGCTGGCCGAAGTGCTGGATACGCCTGCGGCGCCGGAGGATTCGTTCAACGACGATCCGTTGCGCATGCTGCGGGCGGCGCGTTTCGTCGCGCAGCTCGGCTTCGAACTGGAGCCGCGGGTGCGGGTCGCGATCGTCGCGATGGCGGGTGAGATCGAGCGGATCACCGCGGAGCGGGTGCGCACCGAACTGGATAAGCTCATCGCCTCCGCGCATCCGATCGACGGCATCAATGTCATGTGCGAGACCGGCCTGGCCCAGCTGGTACTGCCCGAGGTGCCCGCGATGAAGCTGGAGATCGACGAGCACCACCAGCACAAGGATGTCTACTGGCATTCGCTGACCGTGTTGCAGCAGGCCATCGACCTGGAAGAGGGTGACCCGGATCTGGTGCTGCGCTGGGCCGCGCTGCTGCACGACATCGGCAAGCCCGATACCAAGCGCAATGAACCGGGCGGCGGCGTCAGCTTCCATCACCACGAGGTGGTCGGCGCGAAGATGGTGCGCAAGCGGATGCGCGCGCTCAAGTACCCCAAGCAGTTCACCGAGGAAGTGGCGCGACTGGTGTTCCTGCACTTGCGTTTCCACGGCTACGGCAAGGGACAGTGGACCGATTCGGCGGTGCGCCGCTACGTCACCGACGCCGATGACCTGCTACCTCGGCTGCACAAACTGGTCCGCGCCGACTGCACTACTCGCAATAAGCGTCGTGCCGCCGCGCTGCGCGCCACCTATGACGAGCTGGAGACGCGGATCGCCAGACTGCAGGAGCAGGAGGATCTGGATCGGGTGCGTCCGGACCTGGACGGTAACGCGATCATGGAATTGCTCGGCATTCCCGCGGGTCCGGAGGTCGGCAAGGCATGGCGGTTCCTGAAGGAGTTGCGCCTGGATCGTGGACCGCTCACCAGGGACGAGGCCGAGGCCGCGCTGCTGGAATGGTGGAAAGCCCAGGTCTGAGCGGGACCTCGCCGGTCGATCAGAAGATGATCAGCGTGGTCCCCGCCACGATGGCCGAGCGGATCTGCGCCAGATCGAACGATCCGGTGATCGCCGGCAGCTCCACCCGGAACCGGATCAGATCGCCCTCGCGGGTGGCGTGCACGATGCGCGCGTCGTTCGGTAGCCGATCCAGCAGGATCGCCGGCGCGGTCACCAGCTTCCGCGGGATCCGGATGCCCAGCCAGTTCGCCCGGTGAATATCGACGGTCAGCAGGTTGTCGCGCACCTGCGCCTCCACCAGCGCGTTGATCCGGCGTTTGCGATGCTTCGCCCGGATCAATCCGCTCGCGTCGACGTCGAGTTTCCAATCGGGCTGCTGGGTATCGAGCCAGCCCACGAGCGCCTCGGCGGTGACGGTCCCGTTCAGATCCAGCTGCTGCACCCGCGCCTTCGTCGGCACGCCGGGCACCAGCCGGACCCCGTGCGCGATCACGGTGACCTGCTCGATCGGGTGATCGTCCCAGCGTAGCCGGGACAGCACGGTCTTGGTCTGGAAATGCGCGCCGCGTCTGCGCACCTTGAGCACCTGCAGGGTCGCGTGCAGATCGTGGCCGAGCAGGGTGGCGCTGACCTCCTGGCCGCCGAACCGGCTGAGAATGCCCTCGCTGAGCACGGTCATCAGCACGTCCGGCATGAGCGCGGTCACCGTGCCCGCGCCGAAGTCGGCCAGTGGATCCACCCAGGCGGTCGTGTAGGCGAGCCATTGTTCGAGCAGTGATTGATCGAAGAGGCGTTTACCCATGTCGACGGCCCGCATCGGTGACCATGACATCGGATCGAAGTACGTGGCCATGATTGCTCCGAGCGTACTTGGCGTCGGCGCACCCGACCACGTTCGCGGCTGTGACGATGTGGGCAATTGTGCGTATCCACGGAATGACGCGACTCGGCGGCTCGCGGCTCTACGCGCTGATCGGCTAGCCGTGCTGCGCGGCGGCCAAAGCGCGCATGCCATCGGCGCAGGACGGATAGCGCGGTGTCCAACCGAGCTCCGTCTTCGCCTTGGCATTGGACACTCGCATACTGGCCTGCGTCATGCGGTAGGCGTACGACATGGGCCGCATCATCCAGGCCGGTACGGTCAATGGCTTTGGTGTGCCGAAGGTTTCGGCCACCAGCTTGACGTATGCACCGAAGCCGAGCGGGGTGTCGTCCACGATGTTGTATGCGGCACCGGGCTTTCCGCCTTCGACGGCCAGCGCCACCGCCGCACCCGCATCGGCCAGATCGACCCACGGCAGCACCCGTCCGTGATCGTTCACCGTCGGCAGCTGTCGCTTGCGCAGCATCTCGATAATGGCCTCTGTGCCGCCCGCGCCGTAGAACATGCCGTAGCGCAATGAGATCCCTTCGATCCCATCGGCATTCAGCATCAGCTCTTCCTTGACCCGCATGCCTTCGAGGTGGGGTTCCACCGCTTTGTCGCCGGTCGATGCGAAGGGGTCGTCCTCGGTGAGCACGTGATCGCCGAAATCGCCGTAGCCGTAACCGAGGACCACGGATTCGGCGATGACCCGCCGGGCACCGACGGCGCGCGCGGCCTCCAGCAGGTTGGCGGTGCCGGTGATCCGCAGCGCATTGGTCGCGTACATATCCTTGTGCCGCATGGGCGCCTTGCGCAGTGCCGTCGCCGCGTGCACCACGGTGTCGACGGTGCGACCCTCGACCGCGCGCAGCAGTTGGTCGCGATTCATCAGATCGGCCTGGACATCGGCCCCGGCGCCGCGGGACAGCGAAATCACGGTGTAGCCGGACTGCCGGAGAGCGGTGGTGATGTGGGCGCCCAGCACTCCGCTCGCCCCGGCCAGCAATACGTTCTTGTTGTCGTTCATGGTCATCAGACAGCTGACCTCCTTCCGACGTGACACTGCCGAATGTGAGCTACCTCACTCTCGAAAGCATGCCAGGGCGGCGCGCCGAACGTGATCAGTTCCCGTACCCGCCGCCGCCGGGCGTCTCGATGACCAGCACATCCCCGGGGTCGAGGTGCGCCGAATCCGCCCCGCTCAGGTCCTGCACCGTGCCATCGGCACGCTCGATCCGGTTTCGGCCGAGGGCGCCGGGCGCGCCGCCCGCCATGCCGTACGGCGGCACCCGGCGATGACTCGACAGCGTCGAGACCGTCACCGGCTCGGTGAATCGCAGCCGACGCACCGCACCGTCACCACCACGCCATCGACCGGTACCTCCGCTCCCCGCGCGTACCGAGAACTCCTCGAGCAGCACCGGCAGTCGCCACTCCAGCACCTCCGGATCGGTGAGCCGGGAGTTGGTCATATGGGTCTGGACCACCGGAGCGCCGTCGAAACCGTCGCCGGCACCCGATCCGGATCCGATCGTCTCGTAGTACTGGCTGCGATCATTGCCGAAGGTGATGTTGTTCATCGTGCCCGACCCCTCGGCCTGCACCCCGAGCGCCGCGTACAGCGCGCCGGTAATCGCCTGGGAGGTCTCGACATTGCCCGCGACGACCGCGGCGGGCGGTTCGGGCGCGAGCATCGAACCGGGCGGCACGATGATCCGCAGTGGTCGCAGGCAGCCGTCGTTGAGCGGAATATCGTCGGCGACCAGCGTGCGGAAGACATACAGGACCGCCGCGTTCACAACGGCATAGGGGGCGTTGAAGTTACCGTCGAGCTGCCCGGAGGTACCACTGAAATCGATAGTGGCGCTGCGGTTTTCCCGATCCACGGTGATCCGAACGCGAATGGTCGCACCCAGGTCGGTCGCATAGGCGTATTCGCCGTCGTCGAGCGCATCGATGACGCGCCGCACCGATTCCTCCGCATTGTCCTGCACATGCCGCATATACGCCTCGACGACGTCGAGCCCGAAGTGCTCGATCATCTTCCGGACTTCTTCGACACCCTTGGCATTGGCGGCGATCTGGGCGCGCAGATCGGCGAGGTTGGTGGCCGGATTGCGGGACGGGTACGGCGCTTCGGTGAGCAAGCGCAGCGTCTCGTCCTCGCGGAACCGGCCGTCCTCGACGAGCAGCCAGTTGTCGAAGATGACGCCCTCTTCCTCGATGCGACGGCTGTTCGCCGGCATCGAACCGGGCGCGATACCGCCGATTTCGGCGTGATGGCCGCGTGATGCGACATAGAAGAGGATCTCGGCGCCCGCGGTGTCGAATACCGGCGTGATCACCGTGACATCGGGCAGATGGGTGCCGCCGTGGTAGGGATCGTTGACGGCGTAGGTGTCACCGGGGCGCATGCCTCCGGCCTGCCTGCGCCGGATGACCTCCTTGACGCTGGTCCCCATCGATCCGAGATGGACCGGAATATGCGGCGCATTGGCGACGAGATTGCCGTCGGGATCGAAGAGCGCGCACGAGAAGTCCAGGCGCTCTTTGATATTGACCGACTGCGCGGTCGACTCCAGCCGCGCGCCCATCTGCTCGGCGATGGACATGAACAGATTGTTGAAGACCTCCAGCAGCACGGGGTCCGCTTCGGTGCCCGCCTCTGGTCCGGCCACCGCTTCGACCCGTTCCATGATCAGATGTCCGAGGTCGTTCACCACGGCCTGCCAACCGTCGTCGACGACCGTGGTGGAGTTGGCCTCGGTAATGATCGCGGGCCCGCGCACCGCTTTCGTCGGCACCAATTCCGCACGCCGGTAAAGGAATACCTCGCGCAGAACGCCACCGGTATGCAGTCGCACCGACTCCGGCTCGCCTGATTTTGCGCGCGGCCCGGCCAGGTCGGCGAGATCGGGTGGTTCGGTGAGCCCGATCGCCTCGACCGAAAGCGCCTCGATCACGATCGGGCGGTCCAGCACGAAGGAGTAGGTGCTGCGGTGTCGTTCGACGAAATCCGCTGCCATCTCCGCCGGTTCGGTGAGTTCGACGGTGAGCGTGGTGTCGGTGCCGTCGTAGCGCAGCTGGGCGCGCCGCACGATACGCACCCGGTGCACAGGCACGTCCTCATCGAGTAGTTCGGCGCGAGCGATGGCCTCCAGATCATCGGCGATCTCGCCGACATGGTCCATCGACTCCTCGTGCAGCGGCAACTCCACCGAACGTTCGCGCATGGCGGTGGTATCGGCGAGACCGATACCGAGGGCGGAGAGCACACCGGCCATGGGCGGCACCACAACGGTGCGAATGCCGAGGGAATCGGCCACCTTGCAGGCGAGTTGGCCGCCCGCGCCGCCGAAGGTGGTCAGCGCGTACCGGGTCACATCGTGGCCCTTCTGCACCGAGATCCGCTTGATGGCGGCGGCGATATTGGCGACCGCGATTTCGAGATAGCCCTCGGCGACCTGTTCCGGTGTGCGATCGTCACCGGTGCTCTCCGCGATTTCGGCGGCCAGTTCCGCGAATCGGTTGCGTACCAGCGCATCATCGAGCGGCGCATTGCCATCCGGCCCGAAAACCCTTGGAAAATGTGCGGATTGGATGCGGCCGAGCATCACGTTGGCATCAGTGACCGTCAGCGGTCCGCCGCCGCGATAACAGGCCGGTCCGGGTGCCGCGCCCGCGGAATCGGGTCCGACACGGTAGCGGCTGCCGTCGAAATGCAGGATCGAACCGCCACCCGCCGCGACGGTATGGATATCGAGCATCGGCGCGCGCAACCGGACACCGGCGATCTGCGTGATGAACACTCGCTCGTACTCGCCCGCGAAATGCGATACGTCCGTGGAGGTTCCACCCATATCGAAGCCGATGACGCGGTCGAATCCGGCGAGTTCGGACATCCGCACCATGCCGACGATGCCGCCCGCCGGACCGGACAGGATGGCGTCCTTACCGCGGAACTGCCCGGCCTCGGTGAGTCCGCCATTGGACTGCATGAACATCAGCCGCACACCCGTGAGCTGGTCGGCGACCTGCTGGACGTAGCGGCGCAGCACCGGTGAGAGATAGGCGTCCACCACCGTGGTGTCCCCGCGCGGCACCAGCTTCATCAGCGGGCTCACCTCGCTGGACAGCGAGATCTGCGGAAATCCGATTTCGCGCGCGACCCTGCCGATCGCCTTTTCGTGTTCGGGATAAAGATGGGAATGCATGCAGACGACGGCGACGGCGCGGATACCACTGTCGTACAACGGCTTCAGTTCGGCCGCCAGTGCTTCGAGATCCGGCGGGGTCAGCACCGTGCCATCCGCCGTGACGCGCTCGTCCACCTCGATCACGTGCTCGTGTAGCAACTCCGGCAGCACGATCTCCCGCGCGAAGATCTGCGGCCGATTCTGATAGGCGATGCGCAATGCGTCGCGGAAGCCGCGCGTGATGACCAGCACGGTGCGTTCGCCTTTGCGCTCGAGCAGCGCGTTGGTCGCGACCGTTGTGCCCATCCGGACGGCATCGATATCGGCGGTGCCGCCCGCGTCGGCGAGGATTTCGCGAATGCCTGCCACCGCGGAGTCGGCATAGCGCGCCGGATTCTCCGAGAGCAGCTTGTGCGTGACGAGCTTGCCGTCGGGTCGACGGGCCACCACATCGGTAAATGTGCCGCCCCGATCGATCCAGAACTGCCAGCCCGGTGTCTCGCTCGTCACCGGCGCCGCCCGTGCGAAGTACGTATGCGCTGGTCGATCACATGCGCACCATACCGAATCACCGTCGGCGCGGATCCGAGCGCGGTCAGTGCGGCGGATCGATCTTCGCGTGCATGAGATACACGTTGTAGCTATCCCACGCCGAGATGGTGAAGTACAGATCCTCGCTCGTCGACCACGGATGGATGAAGCCGCCGTAGGCCTTCGGATAGTCGTCGGTGGAGACCAGCTGGACACCGTCGGTCCAGGCACCCTGCGGGCTCGCCGCGCTGCGCATCACGATCGCGCTGCGCGCCGAATCCAGATAGACCATCTGCCACTGTTCGGTGTCCTTGTCGAAGCGCACCGACAGCTCGCTTGCCATACCGAGAACCAAAGGCGTGGCCTGGTTTTCGGCCGCAGGTGCCCAGGTTCCACCCACCCAGTACTGGTAGGCCGATTTGTTCAGCACCTCGGTCTTCGGCACCCTGGCCAGGCCGATCACGCCGACCCGGCCGTTGGGCGTGCCGAACATATAGACGTAATTGCCCTGCGGGACCATGGCCGCCACCTGGAACCGGCCGAGCCCGAAGAAGTTGTCCCACCGGGCATGCTGATCCTTGACCCAGGTGCGGCCGTTGTCGTCGGAGTACGCGAGCCCGCCGTAATTGGTCGACCACAGGCCGGGGATGCGGCTCCAGTGGTTCACCGACATATAGCTCATGAACTGGCGCCGCCCGATCGCGAACCCGGAGGTCGGGATGGTGGTCGTCTCCCAGTTCTTGATCTTGCGGCTGGACAGCAGTTCGGTGGCGTGACAACGGCTGTCCTGCACCATGGTGTCGATGCCGAGTCCGTCGGCGAGATCGTGGTCGGTGCTGTAGCCGAGTACATTGCTGCGCCAATCGGGTCCGCCCACGCCGCCACTGGTCCAGCCGTCGCCGAAGGTGTCGCCGAAGGCCACGGCGACCTCGCCCGGTTTGGTCTCCCACATGATGCCGAGGTCGGTGCCGTCGACCTGCCAGCGCATATCGGTGCGGTTAGCCGAACCGTGCCCGGTCACCTGACCGACCAGATCCACCGACTCCACCAGCGGCGGGGCGATGGCGGCTGTCAGCGGTCCGGGTTCGTCCGGGTGCACGATCGGCGGTGGTGCGGGTTGCGGTTCGATTCCGTCGGGGCCGGGCACCGGGATCGGAATGGGTTCGATCTCCGGGCGGAACTCTATGCGCGGCAGACGGATCGAGCCGGAACCCGAAGTCGAACCGGAGCTCGAGCCGGATCCGGAACCGGAGCTGGACCCGGTGTCGGGCGCGCCTTCCGGTTCCGGATCGGTGGCGGGATCCGACGGCTTCGGTGTATCCCGAATATCCGGGCACGGATTGCGGCACGGGTCGGTGGGCAGCGGTTCCGGATCGATCCGGGTGTTGTCCGGCGGCGGATCAGGGACCGGAACCGGCGTGATCTCGGGAACCGGTACCGGGATATCGATCTGCGGGGGCAAAGGGGGCAGCGGTGGAGGCGGCGGTGCGTTCGGGTCCGGCGCCCGGTTCAACGGGTCGAATCCGATCTCGCCACAACTGTTCACCGGCGGCGGCGCCCACGGATGCTGCGCCGCCTGCACGACGGGCGTCGGTACGGTCAGTGCTCCGGCGAGCAGCACGCCCAGGATTACGGGCGCACAGGAATAATTGGCCGACGACGCGAACACACGCGTACTGCTCGGCCGAAATCCCATCCGTTGCTGACTCCCTGTCGATTCGGGTCGATGGGAGATCAACTTACCCGACCGAATCGTGCGAAGCGTGGAACCGGATGAGGCGCATTCGCGTCCAACCAGATATGAACGAGATCGAGTACGTGTTCGGAACCGGTGACGGCACGGTGCACGTCTGGACCAGCCAGGCGGATTTGGATCTATCCGGCTCGGGCGTCGGCGATGCGGTGGGACTCGACTTCGACGGCGACGGCCTGGTCGATGATGTGCTGTGGGATTCGCACGGCACCGGCGTTGCCGATGTGGCCGGGCTGGATCTCGACGACGACGGCGTACTCGACCATTTCTTCACCGATCCGACCGGCAACGGCACCTGGAATCACCAGATCACCGGCAGTCCGGCCGATGCGGACAGCGAACACCTGGCCTGGATCGAGCGCACCGAGCCCGAGCCGGATCATCTCGCCGCCGATCAATTCGGCGCTGCCTTGTCGAATGACGATGAGCCGCCACGAGATTCGCGCTCGTTCGATCCGCAAGCTCCGATCGAGCATGTCGCCGCGCTCCGGGATCACCGGACCTGGTCGGGCGATGAATCCACTTATCCGACAATGCCGTTCAACGAGTAACCGGCACCCGCCGACTGTTGACGGCAATGGCCACTATTCCGGCGCAATAGATTCCGGCACCGACCAGCACCACGCCGATAGAGCGCCCATCGGCCGGTATCACCGATGCGGTGAGCGCGATCGCCAGCACGAACGCGATATTGAATACGGTGTCCTGCAATGCGAATACCTGACCGCGCCTGGTGTCATCGATATCGATCTGCATGGTCGCATCGCCGGTCAGTTTGATGGTCTGCCCCGCGAGCCCGAACAGGAATGCCGCGACCAGAAGCAATTGATGCGCCCGATGCGCCGCGGTCCCCGCCGTCACGATCGCGGTCGG
Protein-coding sequences here:
- a CDS encoding CCA tRNA nucleotidyltransferase — encoded protein: MDRRTRLLAAAAVTLGRLSDVLTPLGELFAARGYELYLVGGSVRDAVLGRLGTDLDFTTDARPEQVQELLRGWADHLWDTGGLAFGTVSASKADQQLEITTFRSDTYDRVSRNPEVTFGDSLEGDLVRRDFTVNAMAVKIGADGSLEFIDPLGGMDALLAEVLDTPAAPEDSFNDDPLRMLRAARFVAQLGFELEPRVRVAIVAMAGEIERITAERVRTELDKLIASAHPIDGINVMCETGLAQLVLPEVPAMKLEIDEHHQHKDVYWHSLTVLQQAIDLEEGDPDLVLRWAALLHDIGKPDTKRNEPGGGVSFHHHEVVGAKMVRKRMRALKYPKQFTEEVARLVFLHLRFHGYGKGQWTDSAVRRYVTDADDLLPRLHKLVRADCTTRNKRRAAALRATYDELETRIARLQEQEDLDRVRPDLDGNAIMELLGIPAGPEVGKAWRFLKELRLDRGPLTRDEAEAALLEWWKAQV
- a CDS encoding NAD(P)-dependent oxidoreductase, giving the protein MTMNDNKNVLLAGASGVLGAHITTALRQSGYTVISLSRGAGADVQADLMNRDQLLRAVEGRTVDTVVHAATALRKAPMRHKDMYATNALRITGTANLLEAARAVGARRVIAESVVLGYGYGDFGDHVLTEDDPFASTGDKAVEPHLEGMRVKEELMLNADGIEGISLRYGMFYGAGGTEAIIEMLRKRQLPTVNDHGRVLPWVDLADAGAAVALAVEGGKPGAAYNIVDDTPLGFGAYVKLVAETFGTPKPLTVPAWMMRPMSYAYRMTQASMRVSNAKAKTELGWTPRYPSCADGMRALAAAQHG
- a CDS encoding hydantoinase B/oxoprolinase family protein; the encoded protein is MTSETPGWQFWIDRGGTFTDVVARRPDGKLVTHKLLSENPARYADSAVAGIREILADAGGTADIDAVRMGTTVATNALLERKGERTVLVITRGFRDALRIAYQNRPQIFAREIVLPELLHEHVIEVDERVTADGTVLTPPDLEALAAELKPLYDSGIRAVAVVCMHSHLYPEHEKAIGRVAREIGFPQISLSSEVSPLMKLVPRGDTTVVDAYLSPVLRRYVQQVADQLTGVRLMFMQSNGGLTEAGQFRGKDAILSGPAGGIVGMVRMSELAGFDRVIGFDMGGTSTDVSHFAGEYERVFITQIAGVRLRAPMLDIHTVAAGGGSILHFDGSRYRVGPDSAGAAPGPACYRGGGPLTVTDANVMLGRIQSAHFPRVFGPDGNAPLDDALVRNRFAELAAEIAESTGDDRTPEQVAEGYLEIAVANIAAAIKRISVQKGHDVTRYALTTFGGAGGQLACKVADSLGIRTVVVPPMAGVLSALGIGLADTTAMRERSVELPLHEESMDHVGEIADDLEAIARAELLDEDVPVHRVRIVRRAQLRYDGTDTTLTVELTEPAEMAADFVERHRSTYSFVLDRPIVIEALSVEAIGLTEPPDLADLAGPRAKSGEPESVRLHTGGVLREVFLYRRAELVPTKAVRGPAIITEANSTTVVDDGWQAVVNDLGHLIMERVEAVAGPEAGTEADPVLLEVFNNLFMSIAEQMGARLESTAQSVNIKERLDFSCALFDPDGNLVANAPHIPVHLGSMGTSVKEVIRRRQAGGMRPGDTYAVNDPYHGGTHLPDVTVITPVFDTAGAEILFYVASRGHHAEIGGIAPGSMPANSRRIEEEGVIFDNWLLVEDGRFREDETLRLLTEAPYPSRNPATNLADLRAQIAANAKGVEEVRKMIEHFGLDVVEAYMRHVQDNAEESVRRVIDALDDGEYAYATDLGATIRVRITVDRENRSATIDFSGTSGQLDGNFNAPYAVVNAAVLYVFRTLVADDIPLNDGCLRPLRIIVPPGSMLAPEPPAAVVAGNVETSQAITGALYAALGVQAEGSGTMNNITFGNDRSQYYETIGSGSGAGDGFDGAPVVQTHMTNSRLTDPEVLEWRLPVLLEEFSVRAGSGGTGRWRGGDGAVRRLRFTEPVTVSTLSSHRRVPPYGMAGGAPGALGRNRIERADGTVQDLSGADSAHLDPGDVLVIETPGGGGYGN
- a CDS encoding DUF4185 domain-containing protein yields the protein MFASSANYSCAPVILGVLLAGALTVPTPVVQAAQHPWAPPPVNSCGEIGFDPLNRAPDPNAPPPPPLPPLPPQIDIPVPVPEITPVPVPDPPPDNTRIDPEPLPTDPCRNPCPDIRDTPKPSDPATDPEPEGAPDTGSSSGSGSGSSSGSTSGSGSIRLPRIEFRPEIEPIPIPVPGPDGIEPQPAPPPIVHPDEPGPLTAAIAPPLVESVDLVGQVTGHGSANRTDMRWQVDGTDLGIMWETKPGEVAVAFGDTFGDGWTSGGVGGPDWRSNVLGYSTDHDLADGLGIDTMVQDSRCHATELLSSRKIKNWETTTIPTSGFAIGRRQFMSYMSVNHWSRIPGLWSTNYGGLAYSDDNGRTWVKDQHARWDNFFGLGRFQVAAMVPQGNYVYMFGTPNGRVGVIGLARVPKTEVLNKSAYQYWVGGTWAPAAENQATPLVLGMASELSVRFDKDTEQWQMVYLDSARSAIVMRSAASPQGAWTDGVQLVSTDDYPKAYGGFIHPWSTSEDLYFTISAWDSYNVYLMHAKIDPPH